In Rhizorhabdus phycosphaerae, the genomic stretch CCTCGGAACAGGTCTCAGGTTCAGGGCATCAGCACGCCGTCGATAACGTGGATGACGCCGTTCGACTTGGCCATGTCGGCGGCTGTGATCTTCACCTTGCCCCCCTTGGCATCGGTCAACCACCAGGCGCCGGCCGAATCCTTCCAGCCCGTAAGCGTCTCGCCCTGGACGGTCTTGAGCATTGCCTTGCCGCCATGCGCCGCTGCATTGGCGGCGATGTCGGCCGCCATCAGCTTGCCCGGCACGACGTGATAGGTGAGGATCGACGTCAGCGTCGCCTTGTTCTCCGGCTTCAGAAGCGTGTCCACCGTCCCGGCCGGCAGCTTGGCGAAGGCTGCGTTGGTAGGCGCGAACATCGTGAACGGGCCGGTTCCCGACAGCGTGTCGACGAGGCCGGCGGCCTTGACCGCGGCGACCAGCGTGGTGTGGTCGGGCGAAGCGACGGCGCCGTCCACGACCGTCCCCTGATGGGCTCCGTGATGATCGGCGGCCTGTGCGACCGAGAGCGGCACCGCCGCCGAGGCCATGAGTGTGGCGCCTGCGACGGCGCGGAAGAGCTTTCCTGACGTGATTTTCATCGTCTGCATCCTTCTGGAACACTTCCGGATCAGGAAGTGCACCCAAGGAACGTGACAAAAGCCGGGTCGGATGCGCGCCTTCCCCAAAGGGCAGTGCGGCAAATCCGAAACCGGAATCAAAAACCCCGCCAATCCAGAGGATTGACGGGGTTTATGGTGGGCGTGGCAAGGATTGAACTTGCGACCCCTGCGATGTCAACACAGTGCTCTACCACTGAGCTACACGCCCAATGCGGGGCTCCCTAGCGGAGCCTCAGGGGGTGCGCAACCCCCCAATGTCGTTTCTTTTTAAACGCCTGTCGCGCTGCCTACCTGGAACATGCGATCGACCTCCATGACGAGGTCGCGCAGATGGAACGGCTTCGAAAGAACCTTGGCGTCGGGCGGGGTTGCGCCGGCCTTGAGCGTCACGGCAGCGAATCCGGTGATGAACATGACCCGCATGTTGGGCGCCATCACATTCGCGCGCTGCGCCAGCTCGATGCCGTCCATTTCGGGCATCACGATGTCGGTCAGCAAAAGATCGAAGCTGTCCTGCTCCAGCAAGGGAAGCGCTGCCGTTCCCCGGTCGACGCTGGTTACCGCATAGCCCGAACGCTCGAGTGCCCGCGCGAGATATTCGCGCATCGAGTCGTCGTCCTCGGCCAGCAAAATCCGGATCATGGCGGTCACATCCTGCATGCCGGCCTCATGCCGGTCCTGCCGCCCACTTATGCGCGAACCGCTTAACAATTTCCAGATGCTGGCGAAAAAAGCGATCGTCGATCAGCCTTTCGTAGCGGCAGCGGTTGCGTGGCCGGAAGGGCGACTCTAGCGTATCGGAATGGAGTCCGGCGCCCCCTTCGCTCTCATCGGCCCGGCGGTCCCGGTGTCGCCGGTGCTGCTGACCGTGCCGCATGCCGGGCGCGACTATCCCCAAGCTGTCCTGGAGGCGGCGAGGGTGCCTGTGGAGCGGCTCAAGGCGCTCGAGGATCGCTTTGCGGACGAGTTGGTCAAGCCCGCCGTCGCGCAGGGCGCGAGCGCTATCGTCGCACGGGTCGCGCGCGCCGCGATCGACCTCAACCGCGACCCGCGCGAGATCGATCCGGGGATGGTTGACGGCACGCTGGCGGCCGAGGATCTGCTGCTGAGCGGGAAGGTCCGCGCCGGGCTCGGCCTGTTCCCGCGGCGGCTTCCTTCCTGCGGCGAGCTGTGGCGCCGCCGTATCCCTCTGGAGGCGGCCCGCG encodes the following:
- a CDS encoding fasciclin domain-containing protein translates to MKITSGKLFRAVAGATLMASAAVPLSVAQAADHHGAHQGTVVDGAVASPDHTTLVAAVKAAGLVDTLSGTGPFTMFAPTNAAFAKLPAGTVDTLLKPENKATLTSILTYHVVPGKLMAADIAANAAAHGGKAMLKTVQGETLTGWKDSAGAWWLTDAKGGKVKITAADMAKSNGVIHVIDGVLMP
- the cpdR gene encoding cell cycle two-component system response regulator CpdR, encoding MIRILLAEDDDSMREYLARALERSGYAVTSVDRGTAALPLLEQDSFDLLLTDIVMPEMDGIELAQRANVMAPNMRVMFITGFAAVTLKAGATPPDAKVLSKPFHLRDLVMEVDRMFQVGSATGV